In Oncorhynchus masou masou isolate Uvic2021 chromosome 10, UVic_Omas_1.1, whole genome shotgun sequence, a single genomic region encodes these proteins:
- the aff3 gene encoding AF4/FMR2 family member 3 isoform X2, whose product MNHSWQSQQPSGGGQAQCFLYNPNDTKQHTTQHKQRMYSQSKLGGMTHPHLAPHKSMLADDLKLSSDDDDADKGPEQSAPWVVNNSMSEQHTRTHGGRVRHSSSDSSGSDSYSELEEESSGQRSLSPSPETHSDPGTPTDTQALGCTKEIYHPSTTQWQLDKWLKKVPQKSSSCDQDPSNHDHAQRATEHQSLSPDPHRAPSPSRPWGIREDYSPSQSPVPSPRFNYSPRHSPRPSPGYSPCPSPCSSPCPSPTPRHSPIPSPVLSVCPSPYPSPRATCSLSSIPQHPHRSPSPSLTHFSPRRYPQVRSPHQESHRPTTWPSLTTSPSHRPKIRPWTAPVPSTEPKSNPRHSLYPQPLPQHSSRPKSTQTQAVPTPKTTAKAAPALTTELSHRHKHRPRPSPNSSPKLHSQPSLKHARTLDPKSQHLSTSGQRPKESSRHSHNSNSNPRPSNGPSLTTRLSTSLSPTPRAKTLPTTDPSRETSSRVGHCSKSSPKPHSLPNSKASSEPRAKFSPSPRPKVKSWAPAPHSKLPQKKPQSREREQEVYNRRETHAPKRKVDRQTEGKGEHEVERQTEKQGERQGKKQKERKGERQGERRLAEEQLLRRPWVQSSEEEEDVEERKRRREEREKEKCKRRWKEQQQQSGEWQAVQPKQRPHTNSERRHHPIDPKRHGTKKKRRRKSEQEEERQFQQDPSPPPSPTSPTPIVPPTDSSASSESDSEPDLPPNVTKVPADSTSSQRPIPRRGYQGPGRPADNRPRVLYPRRTTASNPGQGHQIQGKQKLYTLVPFGRRELAAASHRGLRNLVVQIDLSLLNRVPDTTTGTPASHKHSSSSSSASSKQKEAMRHLCIPETERGDSKRKRKSENGVQHHRESKRSNSQTNGPSAHTESTTHRRLDPHSDTRHNGFLEDYLDSTPLSDTLDPTKPPIKTQNPEPKMEVECCVGVSGQPQPECEPWGPPLQRAGGQRGTVTNHEPPHHAEYYMHEAKRMKHRADAMVDKLGKAVNYVDAALSFMECGKAMEEGPLEAKSPYTMYAETVELIRYAMKLKNHSGPGARQEDQQLAVLCFRCLALLYWQMFRLKKDHALKYSKALLDYFKSSPKVPTTPPIWSDSGKGTGGPPSSLSPSPSALTLGSHTGSSPSSLISIPQRIHQMAANHLNITNSVLYSYEYWEVADSLARDNKEFFNYLNTLSGPLTLHSSIAHAVQYTRQALQWIRISANVG is encoded by the exons ATGAACCACTCCTGGCAGTCCCAGCAACCCTCAGGAGGTGGCCAGGCCCAGTGCTTCCTCTACAACCCTAAC gaCACAAAGCAGCACACTACTCAGCACAAACAACGTATGTATTCACAGTCTaag ctCGGGGGGATGACCCACCCTCACCTGGCGCCTCACAAATC CATGCTCGCTGATGACTTGAAGCTCAGCAGTGACGATGATGATGCTGACAAG GGACCTGAACAGTCAGCCCCCTGGGTTGTTAACAACAG TATGTCGGagcagcacacacgcacacatggtgGGAGGGTGAGACATTCCAGCTCAGACTCTTCAGGCTCAGACTCCTACAGTGAATTGGAGGAGGAGAGCAGTGGCCAGCGCTCCCTTAGCCCAAGCCCAGAAACACACTCCGATCCTGGGACACCCACCGACACTCAGGCCCTTGGCTGCACCAAGGAG ATATATCACCCCTCCACCACTCAGTGGCAGCTGGATAAGTGGCTGAAAAAAGTCCCCCAAAAATCTTCTTCCTGCGACCAGGATCCCAGCAATCACGACCACGCCCAGAGAGCTACAGAGCACCAGTCGCTCTCCCCAGACCCCCACAGAGCTCCATCTCCATCCAGACCCTGGGGGATCAGAGAGGACTACAGCCCTAGCCAGAGCCCTGTTCCCAGCCCGCGCTTTAACTACAGCCCCAGGCATAGCCCTCGGCCTAGCCCTGGCTACAGCCCCTGCCCCAGCCCCTGTTCCAGTCCTTGTCCTAGCCCCACCCCAAGACACAGCCCCATCCCTAGCCCGGTCCTCAGTGTCTGTCCAAGCCCCTACCCAAGCCCCAGAGCCACCTGCAGCCTTAGTTCCATTCCCCAGCACCCCCATAGGAGTCCTAGTCCTAGCCTTACTCATTTTAGCCCCCGCCGATATCCTCAGGTTCGGAGTCCTCATCAGGAAAGCCACAGGCCTACCACGTGGCCTAGCCTAACAACCAGCCCGAGCCATAGACCCAAAATCAGGCCCTGGACTGCCCCTGTACCCAGCACTGAGCCCAAGAGCAATCCAAGACACAGTCTATATCCTCAGCCTCTGCCTCAGCACAGCTCCAGGCCTAAATCCACACAGACCCAGGCTGTTCCCACTCCCAAGACCACAGCCAAGGCAGCCCCTGCACTGACCACTGAGCTGAGCCACAGGCACAAACACAGACCCAGGCCTAGTCCCAACTCGAGTCCCAAGCTTCATTCTCAGCCTAGCTTGAAACACGCACGCACTCTAGACCCCAAAAGCCAACACCTATCAACCTCTGGACAAAGGCCTAAGGAGAGTAGCAGACACAGCCATAATTCCAACTCCAACCCCAGACCCAGTAATGGGCCTAGTTTGACAACCAGACTCAGTACCAGTCTCAGCCCCACACCCAGGGCCAAGACCTTACCCACCACAGACCCTAGCAGAGAGACCAGCAGCAGAGTTGGTCACTGTTCCAAATCCAGCCCAAAGCCACATTCTCTGCCTAACTCCAAAGCTAGTTCTGAGCCTCGCGCTAAATTCAGCCCCAGCCCGAGACCCAAAGTCAAGTCCTGGGCTCCTGCTCCCCACTCAAAGCTTCCACAGAAGAAGCCCCAAtccagggagagagaacaggaggtgTACAACCGGAGAGAGACCCATGCACCAAAGAGgaaggtagacaggcagacagagggaaagggggaacatgaggtagagagacaaacagaaaaacaaggagagaggcaggggaagaAACAGAAggaaagaaagggggagagacagggagagagaagactggcgGAGGAGCAGTTGCTTAGACGCCCCTGGGTCCAGAgctcagaggaggaagaggacgtagaggagagaaagaggagaagggaggagagagagaaggagaagtgcaagaggaggtggaaggagcagcagcagcagagtggTGAATGGCAGGCGGTCCAGCCCAAGCAGAGACCTCACACCAACAGTGAGCGCCGCCACCATCCCATCGACCCAAAACGCCACGGGACCaagaaaaagaggaggaggaagagtgagcaggaggaagagagacagtttCAGCAGGACCCTTCCCCTCCACCATCACCCACCTCCCCCACTCCTATTGTCCCACCCACGGACTCCTCCGCCTCTTCAGAGTCCGACTCGGAGCCCGATCTGCCTCCCAACGTCACCAAAGTCCCGGCCGACTCCACATCAAGCCAGCGTCCCATCCCCAGGAGAGGGTACCAGGGCCCGGGGAGGCCCGCAGATAACAGGCCCAGAGTGCTCTACCCCAGGCGCACCACCGCATCCAACCCAGGCCAGGGGCACCAAATCCAGGGAAAGCAGAAACTCTACACCCTGGTTCCGTTTGGACGTCGTGAGCTGGCCGCAGCCTCCCATCGAGGCCTGAGAAACTTGGTGGTGCAGATAGACCTCTCCCTGCTCAACAGAGTGCCTGATACTACGACAGGCACCCCAGCCTCTCACAaacactcttcctcctcctcctctgcctcttccaaGCAGAAAGAAGCCATGAGACACCTGTGCatccccgagacagagagaggagacagcaagAGGAAacgcaag TCAGAGAATGGAGTCCAGCAccacagagagagtaagaggagcAACTCCCAGACCAACGGCCCCTCTGCCCACACAGAGTCTACAACGCACAGACGTCTAGACCCTCACTCAGACACCAGACACAACGG GTTCTTGGAGGACTATCTGGACagtacccctctctctgacacccTCGACCCCACCAAGCCCCCCATCAAAACACAGAACCCAGAGCCTAAGATGGAGGTTGAGtgttgtgttggggtgtcagGGCAGCCTCAGCCCGAGTGTGAACCATGGGGACCTCCTTTACAACGggcagggggacagagaggaacCGTAACCAACCATGAACC CCCACATCATGCTGAGTACTACATGCATGAAGCCAAGAGGATGAAGCACCGTGCAGATGCCATG gtgGATAAGCTGGGGAAGGCAGTGAACTATGTGGATGCTGCTCTCTCCTTTATGGAGTGTGGAAAAGCTATGGAGGAGGGACCACTGGAGGCCAAGTCTCCCTATACCATGTACGCAGAGACAGTAGAGCTTATCAg GTACGCCATGAAGCTGAAGAACCACTCTGGCCCAGGGGCTAGACAGGAAGACCAACAGTTGGCCGTACTGTG tTTCCGGTGCCTTGCTCTCCTATACTGGCAGATGTTTCGTCTAAAGAAGGATCACGCCCTGAAGTATTCCAAGGCTCTATTGGACTACTTTAAG AGTTCTCCAAAAGTGCCTACTACTCCCCCAATCTGGAGCGACTCGGGAAA